One window of Siniperca chuatsi isolate FFG_IHB_CAS linkage group LG15, ASM2008510v1, whole genome shotgun sequence genomic DNA carries:
- the LOC122861456 gene encoding sushi domain-containing protein 4-like, giving the protein MCNGMIESISKAFWAHTSATKRSFSLLLVLTVLSTGQGSGCVRPYMVQNSWVNLTETNRGSFPVGTVLQYSCDPGYLPDGPSILTCTTLGRWSSEPPHCIRSGACLPLSKPGNGGYTCHPSPCRMFSHGTVIEFFCDEGFFLSGDYNYLTCQDGQWDGPMQISCVSQGCIRPSTLQDGSTNLTDTNKSSFPVGTVLEYSCDPGYLPDGPSILTCTTLGHWSSEPPRCIRSGVCQPPYQPENGGYTCHPSICGRLSHGTVIEYFCDEGYILKGDYKFRTCQYGKWDNLMPISCLMEKGCIRPSTVQHGSTNLTDTNKSSFPVGTVLEYSCDPGYLPDGPSILTCTTLGHWSSEPPRCIRSGVCQPPYQPENGGYTCHPSTCGRLSHGTVIEYFCDEGYILKGDYKYLTCQYGEWDSQVKLSCLMEQDRNPTLPLGMPALSIVASTASSVALILLLVVLFVLLQPKIKSLHRRDQGVSGQPVSIMVEGVQVALPSYEEAVSSSGASALSSESRVQIVLSEGQHATAPEAGPSRPSSLKQQQSEMAVVHLVPPSTSSSSPSPSSSTWVLEHAGAAAPSSSQRRPSAGSDQHSLSLDSEMDYSDDMPLLKEA; this is encoded by the exons ATGTGCAATGGAATGATAGAGTCAATATCAAAAGCCTTTTGGGCCCACACCTCAGCCACTAAACGGTCCTTCTCGTTGCTGCTGGTACTGACTGTACTGTCCACTGGGCAAGGGTCAG GATGTGTGAGGCCATATATGGTCCAGAACAGCTGGGTAAACCTCACAGAAACCAACAGGGGCTCGTTCCCCGTGGgcacagtactgcagtacagcTGTGACCCTGGTTACCTGCCAGACGGACCCAGCATCCTCACCTGCACCACACTGGGACGCTGGTCCTCTGAACCTCCTCACTGTATACGCAGTGGTG CATGTCTACCCCTCTCAAAACCTGGGAATGGGGGCTACACCTGCCATCCATCCCCCTGTCGAATGTTTTCCCATGGCACTGTGATTGAGTTCTTCTGTGATGAGGGCTTCTTTCTCAGTGGCGACTATAACTACCTGACCTGTCAGGATGGACAGTGGGATGGCCCAATGCAGATCAGTTGTGTGAGCCAAG GTTGTATAAGACCCTCTACGTTGCAGGATGGCTCAACTAATCTGACAGACACCAACAAGAGCTCGTTCCCTGTGGGCACAGTGCTGGAGTACAGCTGTGACCCTGGTTACCTGCCAGACGGACCCAGCATTCTTACCTGCACCACACTGGGACATTGGTCTTCTGAACCTCCTCGTTGTATACGCAGTGGTG TATGCCAGCCTCCATATCAGCCAGAGAACGGGGGCTACACCTGCCACCCCTCCATATGCGGAAGACTTTCTCATGGCACTGTGATTGAATATTTCTGTGATGAAGGCTATATTCTGAAGGGAGACTATAAATTCCGTACCTGTCAATACGGGAAATGGGACAACCTAATGCCGATCAGCTGCCTCATGGAGAAAG GTTGTATAAGACCTTCTACGGTGCAGCATGGCTCAACTAATCTGACAGACACCAACAAGAGCTCGTTCCCTGTGGGCACAGTGCTGGAGTACAGCTGTGACCCTGGTTACCTGCCAGACGGACCCAGCATTCTTACCTGCACCACACTGGGACATTGGTCTTCTGAACCTCCTCGCTGTATACGCAGTGGTG TATGTCAGCCTCCATATCAGCCAGAGAACGGGGGCTACACCTGCCACCCCTCCACATGCGGAAGACTTTCTCATGGCACTGTGATTGAATATTTCTGTGATGAAGGCTATATTCTGAAGGGAGACTATAAATACCTTACCTGTCAGTATGGGGAATGGGACAGCCAAGTGAAGCTCAGCTGCCTCATGGAGCAAG ACCGAAATCCAACTTTACCATTGGGGATGCCTGCCTTGTCCATAGTGGCATCCACAGCCAGTTCAGTGGCCCTAATCCTGCTCCTGGTGGTGCTGTTTGTACTTCTGCAGCCAAAAATCAAGTCCCTCCATCG ACGGGATCAGGGTGTGTCTGGCCAGCCTGTGTCAATCATGGTGGAAGGAGTCCAGGTGGCTCTGCCCTCATATGAGGAAGCTGTGAGTAGTAGTGGAGCCTCAGCCCTCAGCTCGGAGTCTCGAGTCCAGATAGTGCTGTCTGAGGGCCAGCATGCCACAGCGCCAGAGGCTGGCCCGTCGAGGCCTTCATCcctcaaacagcagcagtcGGAGATGGCTGTGGTCCACCTTGTACCACCGTCCACATCCTCCTCGTCACCCTCACCCTCATCCTCTACCTGGGTTCTGGAACATGCAGGTGCTGCAGCTCCTTCATCCTCACAAAGAAGGCCGTCTGCAGGCAGCGACCAACACAGCCTGTCTCTGGACTCTGAGATGGACTACTCTGATG ATATGCCACTGCTGAAGGAGGCCTGA
- the LOC122861459 gene encoding sodium/bile acid cotransporter-like, which produces MNVTEVYNRIANIYNEGNFSGNGSMDVLNASPKLTKAINTITIVVLFFTMISLGCMMEISKIKTHLLKPKGVAIALLAQFGIMPLAAFCLAKLLEMHPIKAVTVLICGCCPGGSLSNIFSLAIQGDMNLSIVMTTCSSFAALGMMPLLLYIYCRGFPGLENAVPFVGIITTLVLTLVPCIIGILINHYKPNYTPVVKKAGLSILIIVGIILFILSGIYVRDKIWMVLTADVLAVAALMPLIGFMLGYIMSVLCRLSPQCSRTISMETGCQNIQLCVAILKVTFSPQVIGPMFLFPLIYIQLQCAEALLLSLCFRCYQRFKPPAEDTRIYNTVDVKQEEVKQP; this is translated from the exons ATGAATGTGACAGAAGTCTACAACAGGATAGCTAACATCTATAATGAGGGTAATTTCTCTGGAAATGGAAGCATGGATGTCCTGAACGCCTCCCCTAAGCTAACCAAAGCCATCAATACCATCACCATTGTCGTGCTCTTCTTCACCATGATATCCCTTGGCTGTATGATGGAGATTTCCAAAATTAAGACCCATCTCCTGAAGCCAAAAGGAGTAGCCATTGCACTGCTGGCCCAGTTTGGCATCATGCCCCTGGCCGCTTTCTGTCTAGCCAAACTCCTAGAGATGCATCCCATCAAGGCTGTGACTGTGCTCATCTGCGGCTGCTGTCCAGGGGGAAGCTTGTCAAACATTTTTTCCCTGGCCATACAGGGTGACATGAACCTCAG CATCGTAATGACCACTTGTTCCAGTTTCGCGGCTTTGGGTATGATGCCTTTACTGCTCTATATCTACTGCAGAGGCTTCCCAGGGCTGGAAAATGCTGTACCATTCGTCGGCATCATCACTACTCTTGTGCTCACCCTGGTGCCTTGTATAATTGGCATTCTCATTAATCACTACAAACCAAACTACACACCAGTCGTCAAAAAA GCTGGTCTCAGCATCCTGATAATCGTCGGCATCATACTATTCATCCTGTCTGGTATCTACGTCAGAGACAAAATATGGATGGTCCTCACAGCTGATGTTCTGGCTGTGGCTGCACTGATGCCACTGATTGGCTTTATGCTGGGATATATCATGTCTGTCTTATGCAGACTCAGTCCACA ATGCAGCAGGACCATCTCCATGGAAACGGGCTGTCAAAACATTCAGCTGTGTGTTGCCATCCTAAAGGTGACCTTTTCCCCGCAGGTCATAGGACCCATGTTTCTCTTCCCACTGATATACATCCAATTGCAGTGTGCTGAGGCCCTTCTCCTGAGCCTGTGCTTCAGATGTTATCAAAGATTCAAGCCACCAGCTGAGG ATACAAGAATATACAACACTGTTGACGTTAAACAAGAGGAAGTGAAGCAACCATGA